The sequence actcaataataataaattacttTCCCAAGTCAGGCCTACCATCTATTCTaaaccacaaaaacaaaataaagttgAAAAGTTGAAACCCAAATCACAAAGTAACGTAGTGAAAAGCTAACgggagagggagaaagaaaggGCCTGCAGCAATGGCGTTCTCTATTTGTGGTGATTGAGCTTGCAGATGGTGCAATTGAGGCTCTGCCAGTGCGTCTTCTTTCTACTTCCAATATATGATGCTGCATACGATTTGGGTACACTAGGACTAGAAGCCTCTACCTAGTGTGTCTTAGCTACCATTGGAGCTATGCTGTGATGTTGTTCTGCAACTTGCATAGAGAACAATGAGAAGTAGCAAGTACAAGTTGTCATTAAACAATAATTTCGTCATTAAGCAAACTTTTGAGGATATTTTAGGTATTGACACCCTTCAAATTTGGATTGTGATGAGTTTTTAAAATTGCGGTTTCGAAAAAGTTCGATTGTATTTCATTTCCAAAACgccaaattttgcatttttgaaaATGCAATTGCTAAAAAATCGCAATGCCAAACGAtggaaattttgtgttttgattaaAAAACGTGCGTTTGTGTGGTGCAAACGCTTATCCAAACGGGCTCTATGGTTCATAGCCAACTTGCATTGTTTAGAGAGATGAGCAAAATAGCAGCCAAGTCAAGAAAGAAGGATGCTGAACTTCAACGGAGCACAAAGAAGGTTAAGGAAGACCATAGGGGGGGAGCTCAACACTCTTTTTCTCCTGCCTTTGGTGAAGGTAGTTCTATGTCATATAAAGAGAAACTTGTAGAAGAAATCCTAGGGGCCTTTGAACAGGCCTTCGCTTTTGATAACAACATGGACGTGGAGGTAGAGTCGGATGATGAGTTCACTAACCTACCACCGGGCAAAGTGGCAGTGAAGTTATCTAGTGCGAGGAAAGGGAAGATGCGTGCCCCCTAGATAAACGCTCTCATTGTGAAGGTGTTTGGAAAGAACGTGGGCTATCACTACCTTCATACCAAGCTTTTGGGCATGTGGAAACCAGTTGGCAAGATGGATTGCATGGACCTTGGCCATGACTTCTTCCTTACAAAATTCTCAGCCAAGGAAGATCATTTGAAGGTTCTTAGAGGGGGCCCGTGGTTTGTAGGAGGCCGTTATCTATCCATTCGATGCTGGGAACCAAACTTCAGGTCGTCTATGGTGAATGTATCTGCGGTGGCAGTTTGGATTCGGCTCCTAGAGCTTTCCATTGAATATTACGAACCTTCGGTGTTAAGGGATATCGGGATAGCCATTGGTCTAGTCTTGCAAATAAACACACATATGGCCACCGAGTCTAGGGGACGGTTTACCAAGTTGTGTGTCCAAATTTATCTTGATAAACCTTTGGTTAGAAACATCAAGGTTGGCGGGCTCAACCATGTAGTTCCATATGAAGGCATTACCGCGCTGTGCTTCTCGTGCAAAAGA comes from Castanea sativa cultivar Marrone di Chiusa Pesio chromosome 3, ASM4071231v1 and encodes:
- the LOC142629093 gene encoding uncharacterized protein At4g02000-like; translated protein: MDCMDLGHDFFLTKFSAKEDHLKVLRGGPWFVGGRYLSIRCWEPNFRSSMVNVSAVAVWIRLLELSIEYYEPSVLRDIGIAIGLVLQINTHMATESRGRFTKLCVQIYLDKPLVRNIKVGGLNHVVPYEGITALCFSCKRVGHKEEGCPYKTKVLEKVDSIEEAGKNQVSQSQDLIEKEAFGSWTHVAQKKQHHRKIRKEPK